Sequence from the Scyliorhinus canicula chromosome 7, sScyCan1.1, whole genome shotgun sequence genome:
ATCATGATTTATGCTTAGTCAGATTGCTATTCATTCTGCTAATTATCTCATGACTTTAAAAGTGCCCaatgcctccctcccccccaccaattaaggatcaatttagcgtgaccaatccacatatCCAGCACatctgtgttgtgggggtgagacccatgcagacacgggaagaacgtgcaaactccacacggacagtgatcctgggtcctcggtgctgaggcagcagtgctaaccactgcaccacccggctTTTTATTAATTCACTAGTATCAATAGCACTTGTTGCCAATCCCCAAATGCCCTCAATTGCAATGTGTGTAGTGTGGGTACTCCCACATTACTAATAGGCAGGAAATTCCATGATTTTAAACCAATGACTGTGAAGGAATGGTTCCAAACAGTTCCAAACCAGGATGGTGCATTGCTTTGAGGTGCCGGTAATCCAAAGCATTTCTTGCCTTCGTCCTAGGTGATGGAGGTGACGGGTTTGGAATGTGGCTTAGaaagttgctgtagtgcatcttatCGATGGcacacattgctgctactgtgcactgGTGGTGGGAGTGAAATTATTAAGGCAGTCGACAGTGTTGATCAAGCGGTATGCTTTGTCCTGTATGATGTTGAGCTCCAGTGtttttggagcagcactcatcctgGTAAGCAAGCATTCCACTCCAAATTCAATAGTGTCTATGGCATCCTTCTTATCTACCTGTTACTTCCCTAATCAAGTTTAACCATCCCTTTCAGAATCAATGCTGATTACTTTATTCCATGCTTGGGCATCTTTCCTACCATCACCATTGAtcaccagtcttctggcactgctCAAATGTAATGctattttttctcccccccccccccatctcatttcttttttttcttaaaaatttagagcacccaattaatattttccaattaaggggctatcttaatgtggccaatccacctaccctgcacataagaacaaggagcaggagtaggccatctggcccctcgagcctgctccgccattcaatgagatcatggctgatcttttgtggactcagctccactttccggcccgaacaccataacccttaatccctttattcttcaaaaaactatctatctttaccttaaaaacatgtaatgaaggagcctcaactgcttcactgggcaaggaattccatagattcacaaccctttgggtgaagaagttcctcctaaactcagttctaaatctacttccccttattttgaggctatgccccctagttctgctgtcacccgccagtggaaacaacctgcccgcatctatcctatctattcccttcataattttaaatgtttctataagatcccccctcatccttctaaattccaacgagtacagtcccagtctactcaacctctcctcataatccaaccccttcaggtctgggattaacctagtgaatctcctctgcacaccctccagcgccagtacgtcctttctcaagtaaggagaccaaaactgaacacaatactccaggtgtggccgcactaacaccttatacaattgcaacataacctccatctttgggttgtgggggcgaacccacgcaaacatggggagaatgtgcaaactccacatggacagtgacccagagccaggattgaacctgggacctcagtgccgtgaggcatgcAGTGATAAcaactgagctaccgtgctgccttttcttCCCCGTTTCTATCTAATGTCTATAATTTTTGATTTCTTCCCATGTCATGCAATATAGAATTACAATTAGACTTTGAGCAGCTAATTTGAAACACTGCTAAATTTTAATTTGAACACTCCACTTATGCCACATGCAGCAATTTTATCTTTCAGCCAAAGCCCACATCACAACCCCCAAGAACACATACTGCCCCTTTTCACGGTACTGTAGGCTTAATTTTTAAAGATAATCCACATTGCAGAAAATGTTCCTTGGCTATAGAGTTCATTTTGTAACGGCACCCAAAAGAATCCATGTGGCGGTACTGGTTCTTTTTCATGGACCTCATTCATTCACAGCTCAATTGTTATTTACAAGATGAGACTGCAGTAATACCAGATATAAATATCAATATGAGGGCAGCAcagacattctccctgtatctgtatgGGTTCCACCCCCGCATCTcaaaaagatgtgccaggtaggtggattcACCCTTTATTGGAATAAAAAACatctgggtattttaaatttatataaaaatatatatatcaatTTGAAATCATGGATTATCTTCCCACTTTATCTCAATTAAATCCACAAGTTTAAAGCcagtttgtagtggggaaatggcCATGTTACACAATTTAATATGAGCCAATGTCTATATTCTGCTTATTAACACCAATTTTCAGACTTTACAATTTAGATACTTCATATTTATTACATTTGTTTTGAATGTCTTGATTCAAAAATAACAAAGTTCCAATAATCAGAATAATAATACAAAGAATTGTATCTGTTTCACTACCTTAGCTGTAGCCGCACTGACTTTCTTTGTTGCTGCTTTGGCCTTCTTAGCCTCCTTGGCAGCCCTGTGGACCAGAAGAGTTGATCAACTTTTCTCCCATTACTAGTACTTGAAAAATACTAATTCTCACAAGATAAAACTTAATGAAATCACTTGAACACTACAATATTTTGAAGCTGAATATAACTTGTCAAGTAAGAAAAATGCACAGTCCTTGGCCAGACAAAATGTTCAAATTACATATACTATAGTGCAAGCAACAAATAAACTTACAACAGAAAACTACTTGGTTACTACCTCAAACAAGACCAGTTCTCACCTGATTGCTTGTTCACGTTGAGCCTTGCGCACCTCAGGCTTCTGATTCCTCTTGGCCATAATCTCAGCAAGAGAGGCACCAGTAATAGCCCGTTGGAACTTCACTGCACGACGGGAGCGCTTTTTCTGAATCTCTTCCTGATaggaggaaaaaaaaagtgaggagttaaaaataaataaatccaattgtGTCAAGCAGTTTTCAGCTCAATTTAAATTTAATCGAGTGGACCTGGTTCTAATTAAACATGACTGTGGCCTAAAATACTGACAATAGATGGAATGCTTCATCTGAGGCTTAGAATTCTGAAACTGTACGATTCTAGTCAAAATATTATTTGAATATATTTCAGGTCCCCACTTTAACCCTATCAACCACCTAAAacatgacagcacagtggttagcacccctgcctcacagcaccaaggacctaggttcaattacagccttgggttgacgtctgtgtggagtttgcatgttatcctagtgcctgcttgggtttcctccaggtgctctggttttctaccacaatccaaagatgtgtaggttaggtatattggtcatgctaaattgccccttagtgtcctaaaggttaggtggggtgacagggaaagggcaggggagtgggtgttCTGTCAAAAGttaggtgcagactggatgggccagatggcctccttctgcattgcaggaattctatggttcgaaGACTCATATACTTAGGAATGAAGTTATGCAATGGAGCATTATTTTAGGAAAGAAGAATGCAAACGGTACAGCATCAGAGACTAAAAACTACTGCAAGAAGTCAGTTTAAAAGTCTGCTGATTCTTTTCATTCTTGGGAAACAGTAAAACAATACCAGAAAAGTGGGAAAAACATAAGAATTTCAGATTATACATTTATTTACATGATTTTGTCAGACACTCTACAAAAAACTTTAACAACTGGAAAGATGGGTCTGAGAAACTTGGATATTGGACAGAAGTTATTTAAAATGTTTCGGTAGGCCCTTTCATGTCAATTCACATTAGAACGTTTCCAAAATGCAGATTTGGAAAATAATCTTGAACTCAAATTCTTTTCTCATCAAACCAAATTAAGCATAACCGAACAACAGAATACGACCAAAAGAAACACCCTCGACCCTTTAAAAACGTACAGCAAATTCATGTAATTGTTCTTGCTCGCCAGGAGACAGCAAACTCTCCCCATTAAGGCTATTAAATTCATTACActaatacatatcaaaaacaactAAAGCCCAATCAACTACTAGATCACAAGTGTAGTTTGAGGTAATCAGTTATAATTAAACTAAAAACAGGCAAGAACAAGTACCACTTTTAAAGACTAAAAATTCTGATAAAACATATTTTGCAGCTGATATTTAAAGCCAGTGAACACAACCCAATTTACAAAGCTCCCTGGCCATAAATGAAAAGCAATGACCCAAGAGTACTTTTAGTTGAGAATTTCCCAGTCGCTTTAAGCAATATTTTCATCTTACCAGGAGAATAAAAGTGTACCTGACAAAGAACAATACTTAGCCAAACAACCAGAGATAGAGATATATTTATTTCTATACATCTCACTTACAGACTGTCCCTTTTGTGCTTGCGCCTGTACAAGACAGTCCAGTTGATCTGTCGAGGGTTTCTCTTGGAGAGGAAGGCTGACTCGCATTTTGAGTTCAGAAACTGGAAAACCTGCAAAAAtgaacacaattagcaacaagTTGCAGATCTTACCTAGTACCAGCCTTCTGTGCTGTTAGCTTTTTCCAGCATTGGCCTTATTCTTGGTGTGAAATCAAACAAACTTTAATCTTAAATTGCATTTATAATGCACCTCACTGACACAATAGTATTGAAGCTCAAATCAACAAGTTAAACATAACCGTTCTTCATCAAGTCCACAACTTTTGCCAGGGTCAGTTCTACAATGCCCAATCTTCACAACCCTGAAAACTGCAATCAGTTTGGTTAATATAAATCTATTTCGCCAAATATTTACCACAGTTCAGCAAATGATGATGTCTGGCAACCTGGATGATTTTCCTCTTTCTAGCCTGGATGCTGTAGCCAATCGTCTGAGCTAACATCATAGACACCAACCAAATTTTAATCATGGCTCAATACGTCCACCTTGCCTCTTAAATCAGCATGTTATGATTTCAAACCCTattccagagacttgaacacaaaaATCTAGACCAAACAGTCCAATCCAATACTGTttgcatcttttggatgagattctACACTCAACATACAgatcattcaaaactctgctgtccatgtccTCTCACACCAAGTGCCATTCACTCATCATCCTTGTACACGCTAACTGGCACTAGCTCCCGTTTAAACAACAAATAGATTTAAAACTTTTCATTCTTGTGTTCAAATCCAAGTCTCTATAATATTCTCCCAAGATATTTGCACCTCTAATTTTGATCTCGACCACCCTAGATTTTAAATGTTCCGTCATTGCTTACAGCTGCCTAGGCTCAAATTATCTCCCTAAATATCTCCACTGCACGGCCCCACTTTCCTCCCTTAAGATACTCCTTATAGTTGACCCAACTTTTGTTCTCTGCCCCGATATCTCCACATGGTTCAGCATATTTTACAATGCCCCTGAAGTGACCTGGATCATTTTATGTTAAAGATGCTAAATAAATGAAAACTtgttgagatagaacatagaacagtacagcacagaacaggcccttcggccctcaatgttgtgccgagccatgatcaccctactcaaacccacgtatccaccctatacccgtaacccaacaacccccccccttaaccttacttttattaggacactacgggcaatttagcatggccaatccacctaacccgcacatctttggactgtgggaggaaaccggagcacccggaggaaacccacgcacacagggggaggacatgcagactccacacagacagtgacccagccgggaatcgaacctgggaccctggagctgtgaagcatttatgctaaccaccatgctaccctgctgccccaaatctgcCCTCTCTTATGAACAAAGACCCTATGGCACAACTTGGAAGGGAACAGGGTGTTAACCTGTGCCCTGGGCAATTTTTATAGCTCAATTAGCAGCACTAAAacagaatggttagcactgttgcttaacagcactAGGGttcaaggtttgattcccacttgggtctgcatgttctccccatgactgtgtgggtttcctcccataagtccgaaagacatgcttgttaggtgaattggatattctaaattctccctcggtgtccccgaacaagtgccggagtgtggcaacaaggTGAATTTcccagtaaattcattgcagtgttaaacttgtgacaataataaagattatcattattacattgctgtttgtgggagcttcatGCCTACAAATAGGCTGTCatcttttcctacattacatcagTGGCTACAATTGACTGTAGAATGTCCTGGGACATGGAGGCAGGAGAAGACAAAATGCAAGTCTCGCTCTTTTAAACATGGGATTGTTCACCAGTATAACGTCATACTGATAACTGTATTTAATTGGTTAGCCGTAAGAGCCTTTACATTTAGATAACTTCCTGTGCCAATACAACCTTAATCTCCATCCAACATAAAAACCATGTAAGAATAAATCAGCAACACAAGTTCTCAAATTACTTTTTGAGAACTCCCCAAGATGGTTAGAACTTTATCAGACGAACCAACAAGAGAATTAAATACTGCATACATCGTAAT
This genomic interval carries:
- the rpl24 gene encoding LOW QUALITY PROTEIN: 60S ribosomal protein L24 (The sequence of the model RefSeq protein was modified relative to this genomic sequence to represent the inferred CDS: substituted 1 base at 1 genomic stop codon), whose product is MKVELCSFSGYKIYPGHGKRYARIDGKVFQFLNSKCESAFLSKRNPRQINWTVLYRRKHKRDSLXEEIQKKRSRRAVKFQRAITGASLAEIMAKRNQKPEVRKAQREQAIRAAKEAKKAKAATKKVSAATAKAAQKTAPKQKFAKPMKSQAPRVGGKR